From the Clostridiales bacterium FE2011 genome, one window contains:
- a CDS encoding class I SAM-dependent methyltransferase, with protein sequence MESANQGKGWTFNTVSGTYDKMRPGYPDELYQVLFAYAPLNASCAAVEIGIGAGQAALPVLKTGCALTAVEYGDQLAQVCREKFRNYPRFSVITGKFEDAVLPEDAFDLVYSASAFHWVPEEIGYPKVFRILKSGGSFARFANHPYQAKDNPELLADIQQAYAEYYYPYYGKQPRTPSEYTEDQAAARAKVADQYGFTDTRYALFYRQRILTAAEYRALIGTYSDHITIEESIRERFFDAIEETINQHGGSITIFDTIDLQLARKP encoded by the coding sequence ATGGAATCAGCGAACCAGGGAAAAGGTTGGACGTTCAACACCGTATCCGGAACCTATGATAAAATGCGTCCCGGTTACCCGGATGAACTGTATCAGGTATTGTTTGCCTATGCTCCGCTGAACGCCTCATGCGCAGCCGTGGAAATCGGTATCGGCGCGGGCCAGGCGGCGCTGCCCGTCCTGAAAACCGGCTGTGCGCTGACGGCGGTGGAATACGGTGATCAGCTGGCGCAGGTATGCAGGGAAAAGTTCCGTAATTACCCCCGCTTTTCAGTGATTACCGGCAAATTTGAAGATGCAGTCCTGCCGGAAGATGCTTTTGACCTGGTTTACTCGGCCTCCGCCTTTCACTGGGTGCCGGAGGAAATCGGATATCCAAAGGTTTTCCGGATACTGAAGTCCGGAGGCTCTTTTGCCAGGTTTGCCAATCATCCCTACCAGGCAAAAGATAATCCGGAGCTGCTTGCGGACATACAGCAAGCCTATGCCGAATACTATTATCCCTATTACGGAAAGCAGCCGCGGACACCTTCTGAGTATACGGAAGATCAGGCAGCGGCACGTGCAAAGGTCGCCGATCAATACGGGTTTACGGACACGCGGTATGCCCTGTTTTACAGGCAGCGGATCCTGACAGCTGCCGAATACAGGGCGCTGATCGGAACTTACTCGGACCATATTACCATTGAGGAAAGCATCCGGGAACGCTTCTTTGACGCCATAGAAGAAACAATCAACCAGCACGGCGGGTCCATCACCATATTTGATACGATTGATCTGCAGCTGGCCAGGAAGCCATAA
- a CDS encoding class I SAM-dependent methyltransferase, giving the protein MSNLVTQWYEDKKNVDEMQQWNPALKEWERTVIRCFPAGARILDIGCGLGREAFALAEMGFDVVGIDISKEVISQVKQLSAEKGYSIPFSDYDGKTLSFPDSSFDVVIIWAQTFGLLYGDEYKQEFLAECKRVLRKDGLFSFSGHDLHFLQAYHPNCLNGRKFYPYANTEMYWETFEASDLTHFAEQAGLEVVLCEKGKIYKPEDGTILHCLCKKQ; this is encoded by the coding sequence ATGAGCAACCTTGTCACGCAATGGTATGAAGATAAAAAGAATGTGGATGAAATGCAGCAGTGGAATCCCGCGCTGAAGGAATGGGAACGGACAGTGATCCGCTGTTTTCCTGCCGGTGCCAGAATCCTGGATATCGGCTGCGGTCTGGGACGTGAAGCTTTCGCCCTGGCGGAAATGGGTTTTGACGTTGTCGGAATAGATATCTCAAAGGAAGTTATCTCCCAGGTTAAGCAGTTATCTGCTGAAAAAGGGTATTCTATCCCCTTTTCTGATTATGACGGGAAAACCCTGTCTTTCCCGGACAGCTCGTTTGATGTGGTTATAATCTGGGCCCAGACCTTCGGTCTGCTGTACGGAGACGAGTATAAACAGGAATTCCTGGCGGAATGCAAAAGAGTCCTCAGGAAAGACGGTCTCTTCAGTTTCTCCGGACATGATCTGCATTTTCTTCAGGCGTATCATCCTAACTGCCTCAATGGCCGGAAGTTCTACCCCTATGCCAATACGGAAATGTACTGGGAAACCTTTGAGGCATCTGACCTGACGCACTTTGCCGAACAGGCGGGCCTGGAGGTTGTCCTGTGCGAAAAAGGAAAGATCTACAAACCGGAGGACGGGACAATCCTCCACTGCTTATGTAAAAAACAGTGA